One window from the genome of Cryptomeria japonica chromosome 6, Sugi_1.0, whole genome shotgun sequence encodes:
- the LOC131077608 gene encoding light-independent protochlorophyllide reductase iron-sulfur ATP-binding protein-like encodes MKIAVYGKGGIGKSTTSCNISIALARRGEKVLQIGCDPKHDSTFTLTGFLIPTIIDTLQSKDYHYEDIWSEDVIHKGYGGVDCVEAGGPPAGAGCGGYVVGETVKLLKELNAFYEYDIILFDVLGDVVCGGFAAPLNYADYCVIITDNGFDALFAANRITASIREKARTHPLRLAGLVGNRTSKRDLINKYVEACPMPVIEVLPLIEDIRVSRVKGKTLFEMVGSEPSLNYVCEYYLDIADQILSQPEGIVPKEIPDRELFSLLSDLYLNPIDEGKHKNNKENLLGFTTI; translated from the coding sequence atgaaaatAGCAGTTTATGGAAAAGGCGGAATTGGTAAATCAACCACTAGTTGTAATATTTCAATTGCCCTAGCTAGACGTGGCGAAAAAGTGTTACAGATTGGATGTGATCCCAAACATGATAGTACTTTTActctgacaggatttttgataccTACAATTATAGATACTTTGCAGTCCAAAGATTATCATTATGAAGATATTTGGTCCGAAGATGTCATTCATAAAGGTTATGGAGGGGTAGATTGTGTGGAAGCTGGGGGGCCGCCTGCAGGAGCCGGATGCGGGGGATATGTGGTAGGAGAGACTGTGAAATTGTTAAAAGAATTAAATGCATTTTACGaatatgatataatattatttGATGTATTGGGCGACGTGGTTTGTGGAGGTTTTGCTGCTCCGTTGAATTATGCAGATTATTGTGTCATTATTACAGATAATGGATTTGATGCATTATTTGCAGCTAATCGTATTACTGCTTCTATCAGGGAAAAAGCTCGTACACATCCACTGCGATTAGCAGGTTTGGTTGGAAATCGTACATCTAAAAGAGATCTTATCAATAAATATGTAGAAGCCTGTCCAATGCCCGTAATAGAAGTGTTACCTCTTATTGAAGATATTCGAGTTTCGAGAGTAAAGGGCAAAACCTTATTTGAAATGGTTGGATCCGAACCATCACTTAACTATGTATGTGAATATTATTTAGACATAGCGGATCAAATATTGTCCCAACCAGAAGGTATTGTGCCAAAGGAGATTCCAGATCGGGAATTATTCAGTTTGCTCTCTGACCTTTATCTCAATCCTATTGATGAGGGGAAACATAAAAATAATAAGGAAAATTTACTTGGATTTACGACGATTTAA